The Chamaesiphon minutus PCC 6605 DNA window GCGGGCATGAATGGAGAACCGCTGGCAGCCAGTCTGCGAGACGATCGAGACAAATTTTACCAAATCCTCATAACTATCGACTTCATCTACCCCGATCCGATGTTTGATCGTGACGGGGATTTTCGTCGCATCGATCATCGCGGCGATACATTCGGCAACGCGTTCGGGTTGGAGCATCAGACAGGCTCCAAAGTTGCCATTTTGGACGCGACTGCTAGGACAACCAACGTTGAGATTTACTTCGTCATAGCCGAAATCTGCTGCAATCTGGGCGCATTCCGCTAAATCCCGAGGATTGTCACCGCCGATTTGTAGGGCGAGCGGATGTTCGGATCGAGCGAATCCCAGCAGTTTATATTTATCGCCATGTAAAATCGCCATACTCGTCACCATTTCGGTGTAAAGCAGAGTGCGGCGACTAATTTGGCGCAAGAAGTAACGGCAATGACGATCGGTGCGATCCATCATTGGAGCTACACTGAGTGGATGTAGAGATTTTAGAATGGGCGTTCTTAACACGGCTGGGCACGGAAAAAGGTGGGATAGGCTTTAGGTGTTAGGTATTAGGTATTAGGCTTTAGGCTTTAGGCTTTAGGGATGTTGCAAAAAGTAGATGTTCTCATAACACTTAATATTTAATCTCTAATACCTGACATCTAAAGCCTTCCATCACCAACAAACAATAACTAGCAAATTGGGCTAACTATATCGATCGCGAATCTGCTCGATTTGGTCTTCCCAATGGGCACCGTCGAAGGAGATTATCTCGAATCGATCGATCGGGCAATCGTCTAAACAGCGTAGATTAACATCATAGCCGTCTGGGTGCGATCGAGGTCGATAAAAGGAATGAATTCCGCAGTCACGACAAAAATGATGTTTGGCAGTACCTGTATTAAATGTGTAAGTACTGAGGGCATCCTCTCCCTGAAGGAGGGTAAATCGCGACGCTGGAACAATCAGATGGATAAAGCCTTTTTTGTTACAGATCGAGCAATTACACTCGGTTGCTTCGAGTTTTTCGACTTCGACTCGATAACGGACTTTACCACAATGACAGCCGCCATAATAAGTTGTGAGTCGTTCCACGATCTGCCTCCATTCGGACGTTCATTTAGGTAACTTCTGACTAGCAGCCTGTCGGAGAAACACATTTAATCCCCATTAATCGATGCAAACGTCTGAAATTGTAGGCGAGGCAGACAAGATTCCATTCTCCGGCTGCTTTGGTCAAGCCTCTTAAAGAGAACTGGCGAAACCCTATTGTT harbors:
- a CDS encoding GFA family protein, with the protein product MERLTTYYGGCHCGKVRYRVEVEKLEATECNCSICNKKGFIHLIVPASRFTLLQGEDALSTYTFNTGTAKHHFCRDCGIHSFYRPRSHPDGYDVNLRCLDDCPIDRFEIISFDGAHWEDQIEQIRDRYS
- the dusA gene encoding tRNA dihydrouridine(20/20a) synthase DusA translates to MLRTPILKSLHPLSVAPMMDRTDRHCRYFLRQISRRTLLYTEMVTSMAILHGDKYKLLGFARSEHPLALQIGGDNPRDLAECAQIAADFGYDEVNLNVGCPSSRVQNGNFGACLMLQPERVAECIAAMIDATKIPVTIKHRIGVDEVDSYEDLVKFVSIVSQTGCQRFSIHARKAWLQGLSPKENREIPPLRYEDVHRLKQEFPHLSIEINGGFSNLEQVQTQLQIVDAVMIGRAIYDNPYLLANVDREIYGEDTLPPSRDRIVTNMLSYIEEWTSKGLKLNSITRHMLQLFHGQPGSRIWKRIITERSVLPGAGAEVVAQALAEIQD